One segment of Cardiocondyla obscurior isolate alpha-2009 linkage group LG15, Cobs3.1, whole genome shotgun sequence DNA contains the following:
- the Bin1 gene encoding histone deacetylase complex subunit SAP18 — MASALESMVVDEKQLPEKPVDREKTCPLLLRVFCNTGRHHNIMEYSRGNVPSNELQIYTWMDATLREITGLVKEVNPDARSKGTYFDFSLVTPELRNSGYRMREIGVTCSGQKGADDNKTLAQARFTIGDYLDISITPPNRMMQPAVRRGGLRQY; from the exons ATGGCCTCAGCTTTGGAATCTATGGTCGTTGATGAAAAACAATTACCCGAGAAGCCGGTAGATAGAGAAAAG aCATGTCCACTTTTACTGCGAGTATTCTGCAATACTGGGCGTCATCATAATATAATGGAATACAGCAGAGGAAATGTTCCTTCAAACGAGCTACAGATATATACATG GATGGATGCAACATTAAGAGAAATTACAGGCTTAGTGAAGGAAGTTAATCCAGATGCTCGCAGCAAGGGAACATATTTTGACTTCTCATTAGTAACTCCTGAATTACGTAACTCTGGTTATCGCATGCGTGAGATTGGCGTTACATGTTCTGGACAGAAAGGCGCGGACGACAACAAAACGCTTGCACAAGCAAG aTTCACAATAGGAGATTATTTAGACATTTCAATAACACCGCCAAACAGAATGATGCAACCGGCAGTCAGACGTGGTGGTTTAcgtcaatattaa
- the Ripk5 gene encoding dual serine/threonine and tyrosine protein kinase isoform X2 yields MVSNLPQEFKRYQRNRNQLRHVLEETQRTLEVIKLKNFFPEENAIDELLPPLTLDRVTHILSNSPAIVIFGQDNKAKASLVNNLLSTDILPLSNNLWRWIKITYSHTNHVSLTLGLEYEVVETLRANEKSWSTLPLEDLEKSINEDLNCPTILEVKLNQPILKEDVQIFVVPNNGVVQILAKGTLKILPIFLYALGEQSLTEENLEELKDLKETYPYNPILFISSLANVSLDGTDAELTESEQHSLQNRIEVLNVSKESQNDDNINIDKMNSLGLTWLDQLSSLGFLGMEESMEVHQLTWLVGEQYVNNSSDLVDSCKKTDRVLHFTRACLQSYLINASTYLNEIHTTNLRKFILSAFDMARKIQITPRRIQYAQQKENELYANLMEIVNDQQMELTELIQCIIQEMKDDIIESTDDVSQCQTISSNNSERTEWTVTVRVATSEVQRFVLSCLGEKVAKELVNSVNCLRETFIGTLQRCLISLEKTYEHDNSLLASDALKQILSAAYNVELHNSSPSLVHSFLERLRQLFNSLPLPWTPTPTLNVAWRKRVTINILNSLSAGRLAKTISTQFRDKLKSSHDAFQTALKSLENYYLGKLERTEEQRIAIRKFHAPKLAKLALESTSMMDAIRFGIPQYSKEIGRGQYGVVFACDGWGGAPGPCAVKSVVPPDERHWNDLAMEVYYTRSIPDHKRIVKLRGSVMDHSYGGGFGLGTAVLLITDRLSRDLYCGIHAGLSWLERIQIAIDVLEGIRYLHSQGLVHRDIKLKNVLLDTENRAKLTDLGFCITEAMMSGSIVGTPIHMAPELLSGHYDSSVDVYAFGILFWYICAGKVRLPYAFEQFHNKEQLWTSVRKGIRPERLPHFDEECWILMEQCWSAEPSKRPLLGAIQPVLESIQEKAERGKSLQLGGELKLQDSLSSEQPNPALALAEPNNQRDYSSAQSSLHENFDGSYYYSCLKEM; encoded by the exons ATGGTAAGCAATTTACCACAAGAATTCAAGAGGTATCAGCGGAATAGGAATCAGCTACGTCATGTACTTGAGGAAACGCAGCGTACACTAGAAGtcataaaacttaaaaattttttccctgAAG agaatgCTATCGACGAATTGCTGCCTCCGTTGACTTTGGACAGAGTGACACATATTCTTAGTAATTCTCCCGCGATAGTCATTTTTGGGCAAGACAATAAAGCCAAAGCTTCGCTGGTTAATAACTTGCTCTCCACTGATATTTTACCACTGTCCAACAATTTGTGGAGATGGATCAAGATTACTTACAGTCACACAAATCATGTCAGTCTTACTTTAGGTTTGGAATACGAAGTAGTCGAAACCTTACGTGCAAACGAAAAATCATGGAGTACACTTCCTCTCGAAGATTTAGAAAAATCGATAAACGAAGACTTAAATTGCCCTACAATACTGGAAGTGAAATTAAATCAACcaatattaaaagaagatGTTCAAATATTTGTTGTCCCTAACAATGGTGTAGTACAAATTCTCGCTAAAGGTACATTAAAGATTTTACCTATATTTCTCTATGCACTCGGCGAGCAATCATTGACTGAAGAAAACTTggaagaattaaaagatttgaaaGAGACTTATCCATACAATCCAATTTTATTCATATCATCGTTAGCTAATGTTTCATTGGATGGCACAGACGCGGAATTGACCGAATCTGAGCAGCATAGTCTGCAAAATCGAATAGAAGTGCTGAATGTATCTAAGGAGTCACAAAAtgatgataatattaatattgacaaAATGAATTCACTCGGTCTAACGTGGCTAGATCAATTAAGCAGCTTAGGATTCTTAGGAATGGAAGAGTCTATGGAAGTTCACCAGTTAACGTGGCTTGTCGGCGAGcaatacgttaataattccaGCGATCTAGTGGATTCATGCAAAAAAACGGACCGAGTTTTACATTTCACACGTGCCTGCCTGCAAAGCTATCTGATTAACGCTAGTACTTATTTGAATGAAATACATACGACCAATctacgtaaatttattttaagtgcATTTGACATGGCACGTAAAATACAGATCACTCCTAGAAGAATACAATACGctcaacaaaaagaaaacgaactCTACGCTAATCTAATGGAGATTGTTAATGATCAGCAAATGGAATTAACTGAATTAATACAATGTATTATTCAAGAGATGAAAGATGATATAATAGAATCTACCGATGACGTTTCTCAGTGTCAGACTATTTCTTCCAATAATAGCGAACGAACAGAATGGACTGTTACTGTTCGTGTTGCAACGTCGGAAGTTCAACGATTTGTGCTGAGCTGTTTGGGCGAAAAAGTTGCAAAGGAGCTCGTAAACTCGGTTAATTGTCTTCGAGAAACTTTTATCGGAACTCTTCAACGTTGCTTAATAAGTCTCGAAAAAACTTACGAACACGATAACAGCCTGTTAGCTAGTGATGCTTTAAAGCAAATACTTTCCGCGGCATATAATGTAGAACTGCACAATTCATCACCATCTTTAGTACACTCGTTCTTGGAAAGATTGAGacaactttttaattctttgcCATTGCCGTGGACACCCACTCCAACTCTGAATGTGGCCTGGAGAAAAAGAgttactattaatattttaaattctttgtCGGCAGGACGATTGGCAAAAACAATTTCTACACAATTCAGagacaaattaaaatcgtcACACGATGCTTTCCAAACTGCCTTGAAATCTctggaaaattattatttagggAAGTTAGAAAGAACCGAGGAACAGAGAATAGCTATACGAAAGTTTCACGCACCAAAATTAGCTAAACTCGCGTTAGAATCGACATCGATGATGGATGCGATTCGTTTTGGTATTCCTCAGTACAGCAAGGAAATTGGTAGAGGACAGTATGGCGTGGTATTTGCTTGTGACGGTTGGGGCGGTGCACCAGGACCGTGCGCGGTGAAATCCGTTGTTCCACCGGATGAGAGGCATTGGAATGATCTCGCGATGGAAGTTTATTATACCAGATCGATACCAGATCACAAAAGGATAGTGAAGCTTCGTGGATCTGTTATGGATCACTCATATGGCGGAGGATTCGGATTGGGAACCGCAGTTCTCTTAATCACTGATCGATTAAGCCGCGATTTATACTGTGGTATACATGCTGGTCTTTCGTGGCTGGAACGTATACAAATAGCGATTGATGTTTTAGAGGGAATACGCTATCTTCACTCGCAAGGTCTGGTTCATCGTGATATTAAACTGAAGAATGTTTTACTCGATACGGAAAACAGAGCTAAATTAACCGATCTCGGATTTTGCATTACCGAAGCTATGATGTCGGGCAGTATTGTAGGAACTCCAATTCATATGGCACCAGAACTCCTATCTGGCCATTATGACAGCAGTGTCGATGTATATGCCTTCGGCATCTTGTTTTGGTATATATGTGCTGGCAAAGTTCGATTACCATATGCATTCGAACAATTTCATAACAAAGAACAATTATGGACGAGTGTACGAAAAG GTATTAGGCCTGAAAGATTGCCACATTTTGACGAGGAATGCTGGATATTAATGGAACAGTGTTGGTCGGCCGAACCTTCTAAACGACCGTTGCTCGGTGCGATCCAACCAGTATTGGAGTCTATTCAGGAAAAGGCAGAAAGAGGCAAGTCCTTGCAACTAGGAGGTGAACTGAAACTGCAAGACAGTTTATCATCCGAACAACCAAATCCTGCACTAGCACTAGCAGAGCCTAACAATCAAAGAG ATTATAGTTCTGCACAATCGAGCCTGCATGAAAACTTCGATGGATCTTACTACTACAGTTGTTTGAAGGAAATGTAA
- the Ripk5 gene encoding dual serine/threonine and tyrosine protein kinase isoform X1, translating into MVSNLPQEFKRYQRNRNQLRHVLEETQRTLEVIKLKNFFPEENAIDELLPPLTLDRVTHILSNSPAIVIFGQDNKAKASLVNNLLSTDILPLSNNLWRWIKITYSHTNHVSLTLGLEYEVVETLRANEKSWSTLPLEDLEKSINEDLNCPTILEVKLNQPILKEDVQIFVVPNNGVVQILAKGTLKILPIFLYALGEQSLTEENLEELKDLKETYPYNPILFISSLANVSLDGTDAELTESEQHSLQNRIEVLNVSKESQNDDNINIDKMNSLGLTWLDQLSSLGFLGMEESMEVHQLTWLVGEQYVNNSSDLVDSCKKTDRVLHFTRACLQSYLINASTYLNEIHTTNLRKFILSAFDMARKIQITPRRIQYAQQKENELYANLMEIVNDQQMELTELIQCIIQEMKDDIIESTDDVSQCQTISSNNSERTEWTVTVRVATSEVQRFVLSCLGEKVAKELVNSVNCLRETFIGTLQRCLISLEKTYEHDNSLLASDALKQILSAAYNVELHNSSPSLVHSFLERLRQLFNSLPLPWTPTPTLNVAWRKRVTINILNSLSAGRLAKTISTQFRDKLKSSHDAFQTALKSLENYYLGKLERTEEQRIAIRKFHAPKLAKLALESTSMMDAIRFGIPQYSKEIGRGQYGVVFACDGWGGAPGPCAVKSVVPPDERHWNDLAMEVYYTRSIPDHKRIVKLRGSVMDHSYGGGFGLGTAVLLITDRLSRDLYCGIHAGLSWLERIQIAIDVLEGIRYLHSQGLVHRDIKLKNVLLDTENRAKLTDLGFCITEAMMSGSIVGTPIHMAPELLSGHYDSSVDVYAFGILFWYICAGKVRLPYAFEQFHNKEQLWTSVRKGIRPERLPHFDEECWILMEQCWSAEPSKRPLLGAIQPVLESIQEKAERGKSLQLGGELKLQDSLSSEQPNPALALAEPNNQRGAVFSPLLRRKAFKTINPVARPFHKNKLFHVHVRSMNMFVQMREF; encoded by the exons ATGGTAAGCAATTTACCACAAGAATTCAAGAGGTATCAGCGGAATAGGAATCAGCTACGTCATGTACTTGAGGAAACGCAGCGTACACTAGAAGtcataaaacttaaaaattttttccctgAAG agaatgCTATCGACGAATTGCTGCCTCCGTTGACTTTGGACAGAGTGACACATATTCTTAGTAATTCTCCCGCGATAGTCATTTTTGGGCAAGACAATAAAGCCAAAGCTTCGCTGGTTAATAACTTGCTCTCCACTGATATTTTACCACTGTCCAACAATTTGTGGAGATGGATCAAGATTACTTACAGTCACACAAATCATGTCAGTCTTACTTTAGGTTTGGAATACGAAGTAGTCGAAACCTTACGTGCAAACGAAAAATCATGGAGTACACTTCCTCTCGAAGATTTAGAAAAATCGATAAACGAAGACTTAAATTGCCCTACAATACTGGAAGTGAAATTAAATCAACcaatattaaaagaagatGTTCAAATATTTGTTGTCCCTAACAATGGTGTAGTACAAATTCTCGCTAAAGGTACATTAAAGATTTTACCTATATTTCTCTATGCACTCGGCGAGCAATCATTGACTGAAGAAAACTTggaagaattaaaagatttgaaaGAGACTTATCCATACAATCCAATTTTATTCATATCATCGTTAGCTAATGTTTCATTGGATGGCACAGACGCGGAATTGACCGAATCTGAGCAGCATAGTCTGCAAAATCGAATAGAAGTGCTGAATGTATCTAAGGAGTCACAAAAtgatgataatattaatattgacaaAATGAATTCACTCGGTCTAACGTGGCTAGATCAATTAAGCAGCTTAGGATTCTTAGGAATGGAAGAGTCTATGGAAGTTCACCAGTTAACGTGGCTTGTCGGCGAGcaatacgttaataattccaGCGATCTAGTGGATTCATGCAAAAAAACGGACCGAGTTTTACATTTCACACGTGCCTGCCTGCAAAGCTATCTGATTAACGCTAGTACTTATTTGAATGAAATACATACGACCAATctacgtaaatttattttaagtgcATTTGACATGGCACGTAAAATACAGATCACTCCTAGAAGAATACAATACGctcaacaaaaagaaaacgaactCTACGCTAATCTAATGGAGATTGTTAATGATCAGCAAATGGAATTAACTGAATTAATACAATGTATTATTCAAGAGATGAAAGATGATATAATAGAATCTACCGATGACGTTTCTCAGTGTCAGACTATTTCTTCCAATAATAGCGAACGAACAGAATGGACTGTTACTGTTCGTGTTGCAACGTCGGAAGTTCAACGATTTGTGCTGAGCTGTTTGGGCGAAAAAGTTGCAAAGGAGCTCGTAAACTCGGTTAATTGTCTTCGAGAAACTTTTATCGGAACTCTTCAACGTTGCTTAATAAGTCTCGAAAAAACTTACGAACACGATAACAGCCTGTTAGCTAGTGATGCTTTAAAGCAAATACTTTCCGCGGCATATAATGTAGAACTGCACAATTCATCACCATCTTTAGTACACTCGTTCTTGGAAAGATTGAGacaactttttaattctttgcCATTGCCGTGGACACCCACTCCAACTCTGAATGTGGCCTGGAGAAAAAGAgttactattaatattttaaattctttgtCGGCAGGACGATTGGCAAAAACAATTTCTACACAATTCAGagacaaattaaaatcgtcACACGATGCTTTCCAAACTGCCTTGAAATCTctggaaaattattatttagggAAGTTAGAAAGAACCGAGGAACAGAGAATAGCTATACGAAAGTTTCACGCACCAAAATTAGCTAAACTCGCGTTAGAATCGACATCGATGATGGATGCGATTCGTTTTGGTATTCCTCAGTACAGCAAGGAAATTGGTAGAGGACAGTATGGCGTGGTATTTGCTTGTGACGGTTGGGGCGGTGCACCAGGACCGTGCGCGGTGAAATCCGTTGTTCCACCGGATGAGAGGCATTGGAATGATCTCGCGATGGAAGTTTATTATACCAGATCGATACCAGATCACAAAAGGATAGTGAAGCTTCGTGGATCTGTTATGGATCACTCATATGGCGGAGGATTCGGATTGGGAACCGCAGTTCTCTTAATCACTGATCGATTAAGCCGCGATTTATACTGTGGTATACATGCTGGTCTTTCGTGGCTGGAACGTATACAAATAGCGATTGATGTTTTAGAGGGAATACGCTATCTTCACTCGCAAGGTCTGGTTCATCGTGATATTAAACTGAAGAATGTTTTACTCGATACGGAAAACAGAGCTAAATTAACCGATCTCGGATTTTGCATTACCGAAGCTATGATGTCGGGCAGTATTGTAGGAACTCCAATTCATATGGCACCAGAACTCCTATCTGGCCATTATGACAGCAGTGTCGATGTATATGCCTTCGGCATCTTGTTTTGGTATATATGTGCTGGCAAAGTTCGATTACCATATGCATTCGAACAATTTCATAACAAAGAACAATTATGGACGAGTGTACGAAAAG GTATTAGGCCTGAAAGATTGCCACATTTTGACGAGGAATGCTGGATATTAATGGAACAGTGTTGGTCGGCCGAACCTTCTAAACGACCGTTGCTCGGTGCGATCCAACCAGTATTGGAGTCTATTCAGGAAAAGGCAGAAAGAGGCAAGTCCTTGCAACTAGGAGGTGAACTGAAACTGCAAGACAGTTTATCATCCGAACAACCAAATCCTGCACTAGCACTAGCAGAGCCTAACAATCAAAGAGGTGCCGTATTCAGTCCGCTTCTTAGACGCAAGGCTTTTAAAACTATCAATCCTGTCGCAAGACCTTTTCACAAGAACAAACTTTTCCATGTTCATGTTCGTTCCATGAACATGTTCGTTCAAATGCGAGAATTTTAA
- the Ripk5 gene encoding dual serine/threonine and tyrosine protein kinase isoform X3, translating into MVSNLPQEFKRYQRNRNQLRHVLEETQRTLEVIKLKNFFPEENAIDELLPPLTLDRVTHILSNSPAIVIFGQDNKAKASLVNNLLSTDILPLSNNLWRWIKITYSHTNHVSLTLGLEYEVVETLRANEKSWSTLPLEDLEKSINEDLNCPTILEVKLNQPILKEDVQIFVVPNNGVVQILAKGTLKILPIFLYALGEQSLTEENLEELKDLKETYPYNPILFISSLANVSLDGTDAELTESEQHSLQNRIEVLNVSKESQNDDNINIDKMNSLGLTWLDQLSSLGFLGMEESMEVHQLTWLVGEQYVNNSSDLVDSCKKTDRVLHFTRACLQSYLINASTYLNEIHTTNLRKFILSAFDMARKIQITPRRIQYAQQKENELYANLMEIVNDQQMELTELIQCIIQEMKDDIIESTDDVSQCQTISSNNSERTEWTVTVRVATSEVQRFVLSCLGEKVAKELVNSVNCLRETFIGTLQRCLISLEKTYEHDNSLLASDALKQILSAAYNVELHNSSPSLVHSFLERLRQLFNSLPLPWTPTPTLNVAWRKRVTINILNSLSAGRLAKTISTQFRDKLKSSHDAFQTALKSLENYYLGKLERTEEQRIAIRKFHAPKLAKLALESTSMMDAIRFGIPQYSKEIGRGQYGVVFACDGWGGAPGPCAVKSVVPPDERHWNDLAMEVYYTRSIPDHKRIVKLRGSVMDHSYGGGFGLGTAVLLITDRLSRDLYCGIHAGLSWLERIQIAIDVLEGIRYLHSQGLVHRDIKLKNVLLDTENRAKLTDLGFCITEAMMSGSIVGTPIHMAPELLSGHYDSSVDVYAFGILFWYICAGKVRLPYAFEQFHNKEQLWTSVRKGIRPERLPHFDEECWILMEQCWSAEPSKRPLLGAIQPVLESIQEKAERDYSSAQSSLHENFDGSYYYSCLKEM; encoded by the exons ATGGTAAGCAATTTACCACAAGAATTCAAGAGGTATCAGCGGAATAGGAATCAGCTACGTCATGTACTTGAGGAAACGCAGCGTACACTAGAAGtcataaaacttaaaaattttttccctgAAG agaatgCTATCGACGAATTGCTGCCTCCGTTGACTTTGGACAGAGTGACACATATTCTTAGTAATTCTCCCGCGATAGTCATTTTTGGGCAAGACAATAAAGCCAAAGCTTCGCTGGTTAATAACTTGCTCTCCACTGATATTTTACCACTGTCCAACAATTTGTGGAGATGGATCAAGATTACTTACAGTCACACAAATCATGTCAGTCTTACTTTAGGTTTGGAATACGAAGTAGTCGAAACCTTACGTGCAAACGAAAAATCATGGAGTACACTTCCTCTCGAAGATTTAGAAAAATCGATAAACGAAGACTTAAATTGCCCTACAATACTGGAAGTGAAATTAAATCAACcaatattaaaagaagatGTTCAAATATTTGTTGTCCCTAACAATGGTGTAGTACAAATTCTCGCTAAAGGTACATTAAAGATTTTACCTATATTTCTCTATGCACTCGGCGAGCAATCATTGACTGAAGAAAACTTggaagaattaaaagatttgaaaGAGACTTATCCATACAATCCAATTTTATTCATATCATCGTTAGCTAATGTTTCATTGGATGGCACAGACGCGGAATTGACCGAATCTGAGCAGCATAGTCTGCAAAATCGAATAGAAGTGCTGAATGTATCTAAGGAGTCACAAAAtgatgataatattaatattgacaaAATGAATTCACTCGGTCTAACGTGGCTAGATCAATTAAGCAGCTTAGGATTCTTAGGAATGGAAGAGTCTATGGAAGTTCACCAGTTAACGTGGCTTGTCGGCGAGcaatacgttaataattccaGCGATCTAGTGGATTCATGCAAAAAAACGGACCGAGTTTTACATTTCACACGTGCCTGCCTGCAAAGCTATCTGATTAACGCTAGTACTTATTTGAATGAAATACATACGACCAATctacgtaaatttattttaagtgcATTTGACATGGCACGTAAAATACAGATCACTCCTAGAAGAATACAATACGctcaacaaaaagaaaacgaactCTACGCTAATCTAATGGAGATTGTTAATGATCAGCAAATGGAATTAACTGAATTAATACAATGTATTATTCAAGAGATGAAAGATGATATAATAGAATCTACCGATGACGTTTCTCAGTGTCAGACTATTTCTTCCAATAATAGCGAACGAACAGAATGGACTGTTACTGTTCGTGTTGCAACGTCGGAAGTTCAACGATTTGTGCTGAGCTGTTTGGGCGAAAAAGTTGCAAAGGAGCTCGTAAACTCGGTTAATTGTCTTCGAGAAACTTTTATCGGAACTCTTCAACGTTGCTTAATAAGTCTCGAAAAAACTTACGAACACGATAACAGCCTGTTAGCTAGTGATGCTTTAAAGCAAATACTTTCCGCGGCATATAATGTAGAACTGCACAATTCATCACCATCTTTAGTACACTCGTTCTTGGAAAGATTGAGacaactttttaattctttgcCATTGCCGTGGACACCCACTCCAACTCTGAATGTGGCCTGGAGAAAAAGAgttactattaatattttaaattctttgtCGGCAGGACGATTGGCAAAAACAATTTCTACACAATTCAGagacaaattaaaatcgtcACACGATGCTTTCCAAACTGCCTTGAAATCTctggaaaattattatttagggAAGTTAGAAAGAACCGAGGAACAGAGAATAGCTATACGAAAGTTTCACGCACCAAAATTAGCTAAACTCGCGTTAGAATCGACATCGATGATGGATGCGATTCGTTTTGGTATTCCTCAGTACAGCAAGGAAATTGGTAGAGGACAGTATGGCGTGGTATTTGCTTGTGACGGTTGGGGCGGTGCACCAGGACCGTGCGCGGTGAAATCCGTTGTTCCACCGGATGAGAGGCATTGGAATGATCTCGCGATGGAAGTTTATTATACCAGATCGATACCAGATCACAAAAGGATAGTGAAGCTTCGTGGATCTGTTATGGATCACTCATATGGCGGAGGATTCGGATTGGGAACCGCAGTTCTCTTAATCACTGATCGATTAAGCCGCGATTTATACTGTGGTATACATGCTGGTCTTTCGTGGCTGGAACGTATACAAATAGCGATTGATGTTTTAGAGGGAATACGCTATCTTCACTCGCAAGGTCTGGTTCATCGTGATATTAAACTGAAGAATGTTTTACTCGATACGGAAAACAGAGCTAAATTAACCGATCTCGGATTTTGCATTACCGAAGCTATGATGTCGGGCAGTATTGTAGGAACTCCAATTCATATGGCACCAGAACTCCTATCTGGCCATTATGACAGCAGTGTCGATGTATATGCCTTCGGCATCTTGTTTTGGTATATATGTGCTGGCAAAGTTCGATTACCATATGCATTCGAACAATTTCATAACAAAGAACAATTATGGACGAGTGTACGAAAAG GTATTAGGCCTGAAAGATTGCCACATTTTGACGAGGAATGCTGGATATTAATGGAACAGTGTTGGTCGGCCGAACCTTCTAAACGACCGTTGCTCGGTGCGATCCAACCAGTATTGGAGTCTATTCAGGAAAAGGCAGAAAGAG ATTATAGTTCTGCACAATCGAGCCTGCATGAAAACTTCGATGGATCTTACTACTACAGTTGTTTGAAGGAAATGTAA